Genomic DNA from Podospora pseudoanserina strain CBS 124.78 chromosome 4, whole genome shotgun sequence:
AGGATTTCACCGAATATGGAGACAAGTTTGGTTCATCGACGGAAAAAAGAGGGTGACATGGCAGGTTCGGTAAGATGATATTTGCTAAGATGTTCGGTTAGGCTGTTGCAACCCCGAACGCCTACAGTGTTGTGTGGAACAGACCCGTAGGGAAGGTATGCTTAAAGCTTGAGCTGGTGATCGACACGTTAAGGAAACCTGGCAGAGGTGTATTCAGGGCTGGCGCTAACCTCCGTGACCGGCGTTTTGTCATGCCCTCAAATCCATGGTTAATGGTTAGGGGATTAAGTGTAACCCAGCCCAACGTATGACCGTTTTTCCATCCATTCTGGCCACCAACTGGTGTTGCGGCACTCCCCCTCCGACAATCTTAGCCCTTCTCGAGTACGTCCTTCCCTTGTAGATTCGTCCTTGTTTGTTTTCCCGCCACACCTACCTGGATGAGGGAACGTGGGTTACACTGCACGATATGCACCTCTACCGTATCAGCAACATGGAGTGGCAGGGTGGAGCTTCAAACAACATGAATGTCCCATACATAAGTAGCAGCCTCCGGTACGCTGGAGACCTGGAACAAAAACCTGATATTCTGAGACGACGAGCAATCCAGTGTTTAATCCGATCTCTTCAATCAGACTGCCCAAATCCGACCCGACTTGGAATAGTTGTTTTCCACTGCTCCTTGTGACCCTCACGCCAACCGGAACATCTCTGGACACAGATCGGCACCGAGGCCCGACAAGAGCAAGAATGGAAGATGAGAACAGAACTCGTCAACGCGGCCGCAAACGATGgaccgaggaagaagatagCATCCTCTATGAAGAAGCTATGAAACAATGCAAGTTATACGTCCCGTCTGCGTGGCCTGTCTCATTGCCGTCTAACTGGGTCCCATCACAGCCACCACGGGAAATGTCAGAGATTGGCACAGGATAGCCACCAAGCTGCCGGGGAGAACAAACAAGGATTGTCGCAAACGATGGGTCAACAAAGTCTGTggagggttgaagaagggacTCTGGGACCCCGAAGAAGATCGTCGACTCCAATCAGCTGTAGAAAAGCATGGGTTAAGATGGCCACTCATCGCTGCTGAGGTGGGCTATCGGAGCCCTGACCGTATGTCCTGACATTGTTGATCCACCGACTACCTAGACGATTGCCGTGGTTGCTAACAGCAAAGTTCAAAAAAGAATGTGCAAAAAGGTGGCAATATGGGCTCGACCCAAGATTAAAGCATCGAGAGTGGACAACGGAAGAGGTGTGTAATCTCGTTTCTGTACTGCGTGCTTTCCGCTAATCACATGCTCCAGGACAAGCTGCTGCTTTCTCTTGTGCAAGAAAGAGGACGGGAGTGGAAGGCTATTCAGCACAGTCACTACCCATCGCGATCACGGATCGATCTCAAGAACCGCTACACAATTCTCATGCGCAGACTAAACAACCCCAGCCATCAAGATGTCTTtcaggatgaagatggctcTGACACCAGCTCTGTCATATCAGCTGGCGACGCGAGTGATGATGGAACCggcacaacagcagccacaacGATCAGTACGCATAGCGGCTCATCATCACACAGGCTGCATTCAAGACAGGGCTCCAGAGTGTCTGCTGCGTCTGATCAAGTAGTGGCGCAGTCCAACACACACTCGCAACATGTTGAAGTCAGCTTGGGGACGGGACATCCGCATGTGGAGCAGCTTGAAGCAGACTTCAACGCGTCGGACTGGCTTGActcctcagccttctccctcatacccaccaccacagctcaGCACGCAGGAAGCGTTGATCCATTATCGCTGACGTCGTTTTTGGATCATCACAGTTCAGGGTTGCATCACGATACAGCTATGATGTCTTCAACCTGGGAAGATCCGTTTTCAGCGTCTGCTGCCCCGCAAGCTTACCACTTGTCTGGGTTTCATCTTTCCACAAGCACCTATCCTCAAACGGCCGGCTTAACGACGACCACAGCCACCGCTGATGACCATGATgtagggaagggggatgtaGAGATGGAGGGAATGGTTGCTTTTGACCCGACCCTCCTTCTCGCTGATACCACGGGCACGGACAGCTATAGCACAGAGCCTATCCAATCCACCGCGGGACCAGAGCAGGTCCCGCGATCGGAACAGAATGTGGGAGGAGAGTTGGGGtccggtgatgatgaagatgtgAGCAAAGTGGTCATTGCAGTCGAAGGATGTGATAAAGATACATTGGACTATCTGCTCAATGTCACCAGACCAATCAAGGGACGTGTGAAAATGGAGATTACTATGTGAGTAAGGGCGGTTGAATATGTCGGTACATAGGTAGTCCTCTTTGTATGTATATAACTTGCAACTTGGGTTGGCATGGCGAAGGTGTTGAGGCGAACTTTTGGGGCATGAAACATCATATCACAAACTGCTTTTCTACTAAAGGTTTCCTATGACGGTCCTAGTATTTCATTGATATCCACAGTGTTGGGAAAACTTTAAATGTACTGAGCTTGTGTTAAAGGCACTGCCTTAGTACTTATAGATCAAGAACTATAATACCAGGTACGTAGGTGAACAATTAATCTTAATGTAAAATatacatcaacaacagcctggGCTGCTCCGTTTTTATCCAGGGGTTTCTTTGGCGATCTCGGGTGTGGCTTAGTAACGCCGCTCTCATTACCACTGTCGATGTATTTTCCCTTGCTGGCAATCTTGTTGCTAAATATATTCGCTTCTCCGTAGTCTTCTGTGGAGCTAAACTGAGTCAATATTCAAAAATTCAAGCTGTGAACCCTCTCCGATTTCAATAGAGGTACCTATGCCCCCTAAGGTAGGTGTCTGATAATATTGAGGGTTTAAAAGATAATTCCAAGAGTTCAAAAATATGGACGCTGAGAACGAGTCAAATCAAAACTCCAAGAGCCTTGCAAGGGGAACTGCAACGGTGCTCTGGTGCAGGAAGTGTCTGAATGTTTGGGAGTGAGAAATATAGCCCTTTGCCGAGACTGTCGAAGGGTGTAACCAGGTAGGTACTACACCCACATCGGACCTTGGCATGCTCTTTTCAACATGAAATGTCGAGATAGCGATAGAACGAGTGATTTCAAGCTCCAGGTCCTTGGGAGTCAAGGTTCTTAAGGGCCAGTGTATACCTAGATTATTTGTGACCGAGGACAGCTTTCCTACTTAGGTAGGTAGTTGACACTAGTGAAGGCCGGGGCCTTCACCCGGACTCAATATTCACGAGGCAGATACATATTCCTTCTCACATACATACTGAGGCCTGTACCAGCTGGCCGAAACCAGATCTGCAACCTCGCCATTGGAGCGCGGCCCGCCTGCCGGGAAGGTAGTCTCCGCGGACTGTATGGCTGACCATCAAGTGATATTCCAGAGTCCTTCCAACCCGAAATGATGGACCAATCACCCAAATATCGAGCAGGACATTGGTGCCAACCTTCAATTCTGCCATGACATGGAATGTACGCCAAGTCTGATCACCATTAAACCGCAACGCCTTGCCATCCAGCACTTTGGGTAGATCGCATTTGTCTTCTCCATCTGGTATAGTGAATCGTTTAAAATGATTGGAGAACGTGCTACTCCTGCAGACCACAGCAAACATATGGTTCGTTTTACAAGACTTGTCCCCCCATCAGTTGTCATAGATTGATCCCCATATGCCTTGTCTCCCCTGCGACATGCTTTCCAGTCATCTGGATGTAAGGGTTCACTCCGAAAAAGCAAATGCACCCTGAGTGCCTCAAACATAAAAGTTTCCGCAAATACCTTAAGGCTTACCGTCAACCGAATGCACCCCTCACGTAAAAGTTCCTCATTGATTGGTGTCCTGCCTCACATTTACAAAGCTGCCATACTTCTGGCCCAGAACTGTAACAGACTGCATAGCGCAATTAAAATTCAATATGCTAGCCGCAGCTTGACACTCGACACTGTATCCGGGCTTGGCCTGGATGCTCGCTTGGAGATGGGGCATTTTCGAGGAGTCGAATCCTGCCGGATAGCACGGGAAGAGTGCCATGCACTTGACCAATGgaaaataaattaaaagatGCAACATggagctcctccgccaatACTCGGAGAACAAAACTTTCCACGCTCTTGGGCATCTCCCACCGTGACCAACAAATGTTCAACAGAATGCACTTGATCACCTTATCTATCCTCGCTATTTGGCACACAACTCATGATTGTCGTTCACCGAACTTGGGGGCGAACTTTGTCCAATAGGATAAACTGATGACATTTATCCGTTTCAGCATCAAGACTTCCGGCGGCCAACACCGAGCAACATGTGAACACAAaaatcctcaccaccaacaggcGGAAGCTAGATCAAAACAGGGGTTAGTATGCTCATATCTCTCGAAGGCAACGAGTCCGGTGTGATCCGGCAAACGACGGACGCGCTGACGGACCATGATGGCAAGGCTTGGCGTTATGAGTCCGAGGGCCCGGCTCTGTCAGCTCCGAGGGTCAGCCGGACGTGGGGCCGTGTGGTGCGGGGGAAGATCCTTTCTGCCTTTGTGTGTTCCCCCCCTGTCCCATTGGCTAGGGTAAAGCGCTCCGTTGCTTGATTCTAGCCACCCTTCTTGGCGTCGCGGGCAAGAGATTCGTTAAGAGCTTGACCTTTTTCTTGTCACGGCATCGCTGGTCTGCTCGGAGCATTATTCTGGAATCCAGTACCGGAACTAACAGGTTGACAGCACGTAAGAGGCGCAAAAGGCGCTCACAAGACTGGTTTTGATGCATCAGGCATTGGCTCCTCACGGCCACGGACCGATTACAAGACGGGACAAAAGGCTTGTTGACAGTGGGCGTGCAGCTCTATTTGCCGACACCAGTTCCAAGTGAGGGACGCTAGCGGGAAGACGAGCTTTCAGAGCCGGCTTGGTCGTGAGAATCCTGTCTGTGCCGTTGCATTTACCCGGCGGAGGCGGCTCGATGTCCCACTCTAATCACATCTGCTTGCTCTGCAAAGGTTTTGTCAGCCAGGCCATAAAGCGCAAGAAGGAAAGGAGGAAGGTTGCGTCCCCGCGTTTGCCAAGCTTCGGTACCTCTCGCCACGAATCAGGGGCCCCCTGGGCTGACTTTAACGATTGTTTGCTGTACAGTGAATTGCATTCAACAAGAACTTTGCTCCGTGCTCGCATTTCCATCAGGGTGTcgcatccatccatcccacgCGGTTCCACTCTTGACTTCCCATCTTGTATGGAGGGTCCCACTCTACCCcgagggagggaagagatTGTGGACTTAGGTATTCACTTTTTGACAGGACGACCCACCGCCTACGGCAAGTCAAGGAGCAAAGACGGGATATCAGGCCCTCAGTTGTCCCTCAGTTGTCCCTCACTAATACCCAACACTATGTACGCGGCGCAGGTGGTTGGCGACTGGGGACGACATGGAAACGCCGTTCCATTGGACTGGATCCATCAGGTATGGAGTGATCACCATTGCCCCATGGGGCGGCAAGACCCCATGTTtgcatctccaccaccttaATTCACAAGTTCCGCCCAACCATCAGAGCAGGCATCGACAGCCGATTATCCCCGCTCACTCCGCATGTCCCAGATCACAAGAACAGGGCAATAGCTCCTGGAAGATGGCAGGCAAAATGCAGATTCCATGGCGGACAGGGCTGGACGAGACTACATCGAGGAGAATGTTGTGACTTGGCCCGAGGTAAGGGGGCAGGCAGGTAGCAATATCGAGATGGGACGCGGGAACCAGAATCAGTGGAAAGGAAGTGAGCGAACCGCCTTTCCGTTCCTGGGAATAGATTTTCCTCTGTACCTACTCTCACGTACCGTCGTTTATTGGACGGGGTTACCCCGAGAGTTGAGTGGCCCATGGCCATCCCGGGGTCATGGATACACCCTCTGCAGGCTATATTGAATTCATACCATGTGCTTGGGGATGATCCGCGAGAGCGGTTGGATTAAAATGGCGCGCTGTCCTGTTCCTCTCCTGCCGTCCCCgtccctcttctctcctcaccctccccctacCTTCATCTTCACACAAGGGTGTGGCCTGCCCCCAGTCGATTTTACTGCGACTAAGAACCTCCTGTCTGTATTCTTGCTTCCACGACATCAGAAACCAAGACAGCAACCATGGCTGGCGACGGTGCTGGCGTGACCGGCAAGTCggatcccatcatcacccggCTTGCCAACGAGGACAAGAAATGGTTCTACCAGAAGCCCAACCTGCTTTACCTTTACCTGATGCTCTTTCCCACTTGCATGGGTATTGAGTTGACGTCTGGTTTCGACTCGCAGATGATCAACGCTCTGCAGATCGTCCCCTTCTGGAAATATTGTGAGTGATTCCCAGCTGAACGAGATCTTGGGGTTCAAGCATTAATGTTTTGTTTGCAATGCAGACTTCAACGATCCTCAAGGTGCTCTCAAGGGGATTATTGCCGCTGCCTACTCTCTCGGTGCTATTCTCTCTCTTCCGTTCATCCCCATGATCAATGACAGGTTCGGCCGTCGCTGGTCCATCTTTGGCGGCTCTGTCGTCATGGTTATCGGTGCTCTCGTTCAGGGTTTCTCCGTCCACGGTAAGCATGTCTCCGCCAGAACCATCGATAACATGCAAGCTGACACAAAGTACAACAGTCGGCATGTACATCGTCGCCCGTATGATTCTCGGTTTCGGTATTCCCACTTGCATTGTCTCTGGCTCGTCTTTGATCGGAGAGTTGGCCTATCCCAAGGAGCGTCCTGTCATGACCTCGCTCTTCAACGTCGCCTACTTTGTCGGTCAGATtattgctgctgccatcTGCTTCGGCACGAACAACATCCAGAGCGACTGGGCCTGGAGAATCCCATCGCTTTTGCAGATTTGCCCTTCTCTTTTGCAAATCACCTTTGTCTTGTATGTTCCGTCTTCCTGAGCCTTCTTCCGGTTCGCTAACGTGGTCCTGAATACAGCTTCCTTCCCGAGTCGCCTCGCTGGCTCATCACAAAGGATCGTGGTGATGAGGCTCTTGCTATCTTGGAGAAGTACCATGGCGAATCTGATCGCGGCGCCGAGTTCGTTGCGGCCGAGTTCGCTCAGATGCAGACAACCATCAAGCtcgagctggaggcggccaagaagtCATGGCTGGACTTGTTCAAGACGGCCGGTATGCGCCGTCGTGTTCTGATCACCACCATGCTGGGTCTCTTCACACAATGGTCCGGCAACACCTTGATTTCGTAAGTGGCTCCCCGACACCTTAACTTCCTCTCGGTACACGGGCACTAACCAATCCCAAGATACTACCTTGGTGATCTTCTCAAGATGATTGGTTTCACCGACACAACCTATGTCCAGAAGATCAACGTCTCGATTGCCTGCTGGTCTCTAGTCTGCGGCGCCACCGTTtctctcctcgtcaccaagATTCGTCGTCGCGTCATGTACCTCGCTTGCACCATCTCTCTGCTTCTCTGCTACATTGCCTGGACCATCTCCATGGAGCGCGCTCAGACTGCCGCTCAAGCTGGCACGCCCAACAACGCGGCCAACATTGCgaccctcttcttcatctaCGCCTACTCTCCCTGCTACAACATGGGTTACAACGCTCTTACCTACACCTACATGGTCGAGGTGTGGCCCTATGCTGAGCGCTCTTCCGGTATCGCCTTCTTCCAGCTCTTCGGCCGTCTTGCCGGtttcttcaccacctttgTCAACCCCATTGGTCTCAACTCGGTGGGCTGGAGATATCTCATTTCCTACTGCTGCTGGCTCGCCTACGAGGTCGTGTTTGTttacttcttcttccccgaGACATTTGGTCGCACTCTGGAGGAGTTGGCCTTCTGTAAGTCAAAAGTCCATCCGCAAACTATGGGCATCATCTGGACAGGGCTAACAACGAGGCAGTGTTTGAGGACAAGCATCTTGCCGACCAGGCCAACGCCGCTGTCGAAAAGGTTCTCAACGAGAAGAACGCGGACGTAATTTCACTCGGTGGAGAGAAGGGTCGCTCCGAGGTCCGGGAGAATGTTGCTTGAGATGGTCACAGCATTGCGGCCGGCGTGATCTAGCCAAAGATACCACGGAGTGGCTGGAGGGAAGGAGTTTGCTCGGGGACGCACATGCTCGATGGAGCGGGAGCAGGGTGTACCACAGTAGATGCATTTATCTTTAGTTACATTAGCACTAATCGCCTATAAAGGATGAATGACATTTGGTGTTTCTGACGTCAGCCCTTCTCTTGGCCATGTTGATGTGTTGATATTTGCCGCTCTGGAACAAGCTAGCCTCGCCTTGTTGGGAAACAAGGTCTGAGATTTGTCCGCTCGAAATATGCCAAGTCAAACATGCAAAGAGGTGGTGAATCTTCCATGTGGCAAATTGTCCGGGATGATACCCCCCAAATTGAAATGTATAGTGGCCAAGACGTTGTGGACCTGTTCCCCGCGTTCGCTTCGACGTGAACTTAGAATACATAAACCAGATGAGGTAGATGTTGCTATCACTCCCTGGCGGGTTCGTCAAGCAGACATACCTTTTTTGCAATGAAGTTCTCTCACATTGTCGCCGTTCTATCTGCCCCCTTGGCGGTAGCTGCGCTTCCGGCTGCTGCCCCTGAAGCCAAtgtcgttgctgctgccgagcAGGACGTTTCCAGCACTTTGCTGGAAGCCCGCCAAAACCGTCGGCCTACTCCATGCGTGAGAAAGACTGATCCTGCCCCTACTCAAGAGGAGACAGATGCTCGGTTCGGCGAGTTCGTCGAGGTGTTTGTCGGCTCCAGAAAGAACATCAGCCGTGCCTTTGAGTTCATCGTCGACGACTATATTGTAAGTTTCCTGGACATGCACCGCGGTATGCCTGCTAAGACGTGATCTCTAGAACCACAACCCAATGGCTCAGAATGGACATGCATCGGCCTGGAGCATCCTTGGAAACATGTGGGGCGGCATTCAACACCGCTACATCCGAAGCACCATCCGCGGCAACATGTCGTGGGTAAACTATTCGGCTCCTGGCTTTGGCACCATTGTCGACCGGTTccggtgggagggaggatgcaTTGTCGAGCATGTAAGTGTTTAAGACGCCATGAGAGGCTTGGGTCGAACAGACGCTAACCCGACGCAGTGGGACCAAGGAGAGCGCTATCCCGCAAGGAAATAAGGGACACTAACATAGGATGTGCCGTAAGGATGTCTTGCTGTATATAAGAACACGAGTACGTGAGAGAGAAATAGTGTTTGTACCCTCTTCCGGCCTATTATTACATGGTGAAAGTGTAGAATAGGTACCTTATTTCAGTAACCCGTGGGCAACCTTGAGAGCATGGATGCTGTCTTCGTCCCACTGCCTTTTCTGTGACAGGACGCCCAAGTACATAAATGTATGTGGACAACCCAAGTACCGCTTGAGAGTGACCATGGTGCCGTTAGCAACAAGTTTCATTGCATAGGCTTCTCCCTCGTCCCGCAGCGGATCCACTTCTGCGGTGCGGATGTAGGTATTACATAACCCACTCCAGTTGGGAGCACGCATGGGGGCAAGCCACCAGTCGGGCCACATCTTTCTGATCTCCGGCAGCTTGTCTCGTGGCATGCACTGGTTGCCAAAATACTTGATCCGCTTCCACGGCAGGATTGGCCCCCGGTGGAACTCGTGGAAGGACGGATAGGGAGATTGGGTGTAGTAGTCGAGACTGAGGCAGTCAGTGGTGGGGGGCACGGTGGGCATGCACAGCTTAAGCTGGATCCCGGCATCTCTAGCCATGTGCTGCAAGACTAGCGAGATGTGACCGCCAGCAGAGACGCCGCCGAtcgagatggagaaggggtCGACGTTGAGGCTGACATGTTCATCACGGACCCAGTTGAGCGCGGCCCATGCATCCTGGATGCACTTGCCCCATATCGTTTCTACCACGACCGAGTCAGAGCTGGCACCCGGCCCGACCAACATTTGTGAGACTGTACCTGGACAATGCCGATAGTTGACATCAACCACGACAACACCTGCCTTGCGCATCACCAAGCACAGACCCGCCTCTGAGTGCAGGTCACCGAGCACAAAGCCGCCTCCGTGGAAGTTTAGGTGCACAGGATAGGGGCCGGGTCGCACAACTCCTCGCTCGTCTTCAACCGGGTGGTAGACTCGCACCGGGATGTTTGTGCCATCTTGCGAGCTGACAACATGGTCACCCACGCCCTTCTCTTTGGAAGAATCGAGAGCACAAGGCGGCTGATGTTTTTGAGGACTTTTGCGAACCTCCTCAATGGGGATTGTGTGGGCGGGCGGTTGCTTGGCGATGACGTCGATGAAATACTGGAGAAATTCGGGGtcgagtttggggaggatgtgctCCTCAATCAGATCCAGTCCATCATTTGTAGGCTGCGACGCTCCTGGTTTTGGCACGGCGTGGCCGGCAAGGGTCGAGTCGAGATTGCTCATTTTGCCTCGTGCAGTTAACAAGAGGGGTTCGGACGGTTGCTGTGTGACTTTAAAATATCACGACGACCGGGACCTTGCAAGTGTCTCCAAATCCCAGTTGGAGATTCGGAtggtcctcctcggcccttGTCGGCTTCCCCACAGTTCGGCACTTATACTCCGCATTACCCCATCATTTGCACAAGTCGCACAACCAAGCAAAACTGTTGCAGCTGGCGGGGTCTACCTGCCTGCTTACTAATCAGCCACTGGTGCCAGTCAACCGCTAGGCATCAAAGAGATAGGCATCTTCTCAGCCAGAACAGTTCATGTCAAGGCCCTTTATAAGGACAAGCTACGATGTTATATTGCTTGTATTGCTCTCCTTAAGTGAGAGATTTTTATCCAGGGTGCCGTCCTCCCCATCTGCCTATGTACTTCATAAAACCCCACCGCGAAAGCTTGGCTTTGGGCATCACGATCTTCACCTTCCCGAGACCATGATCACAATCGGATATCTCGCTTGCGATCCGTTGCCTGCAGCTATTTTCTGAGTAAACAGCAAACCCACTtctcagcatcaccatcttTATCTTCCCATCAAGAACGGAGCATACCGTCTTGTTGACTACTTTTCGGTCATGGTGACACCTCTCTTCAACTTAACTACCTATCCGAACCAGTGCAATGGCGTCAAGACAGCAAGCTTTGTTGCTGAGGAAtcaggatgacgaggaacgAGACTATGAAATGGCACTTCGTAATTTCCAGAGCGGTGCCTATCGCGACTGGCCCAATGAAGCAGGTGTAAGTGACGAGCTCATCATGGATTGAGCAACCATAGTTAACCATGTATGTGATCAGTTTGAGGGCCTTGGTGAGGAACGAGGTCCCATTGAGGTTCCAGTTTCAGGATACATCCCCTCGTGGGCAATTGGCAGTCTCTATCGCACAGGGCCGGGCATCTACACCATCGACGATACTCCCAAAGGAACATACCGCACCGAGCACTGGTTTGATGGCCTGGCGCATACTCACCGCTTCGACATTACCCCCGACCCCGATAATGAAAGCAAAGTCAAAGTATTTTACTCATCTCGTCGGCAATCGGACCATCTCGTCGAACACATTAGGAAAACTGGAAGTATGAAGTACCTCAGCTTTGGTCAAAAGCGCGACCCTTGCCTCGGATTGTTCTCAAAGGTTATGGGGACGTGGCAAGCTGCGATGATCCCTCACGGGGAGAAATGGATGGAGAATGTCAGTGTGGCTATTTTGCCTAACCCACCTGGACTGGAATCGGAATCAGGCAATTTGTTGGGCAACAAGACTACGGTCGGGAGGGCACCCCAGTCAGGGGGCCACCGAgttcctctcccccaaagTGTGTGGGCAACAACCGACAATAATCTCATGAAGCAAATGGACCCTGACACCCTAGAGCCCATCGGCTTTGCAACACAGTCGGCGTTTCACCCCTCACTCAAGGGGCCTCTTTCATGTGCCCATCCACAAAGAGATCCCGTGAACGGCGACATCTACAACTTCAATCAGGACTTTGGAAGAGAGACTGTCTATCGAGTCTTTTGCGTCAGCGCATCAACGGGCCAGACCGAAATCATTGCCGAGCTGAGGGGAGAAGGTGTGCACGCAGCTTATATTCACAGTTTCTTTCTGACGCAGCACTTCGTTGTTCTTT
This window encodes:
- a CDS encoding hypothetical protein (EggNog:ENOG503Q159; COG:K) gives rise to the protein MEDENRTRQRGRKRWTEEEDSILYEEAMKQSTTGNVRDWHRIATKLPGRTNKDCRKRWVNKVCGGLKKGLWDPEEDRRLQSAVEKHGLRWPLIAAEVGYRSPDQCAKRWQYGLDPRLKHREWTTEEDKLLLSLVQERGREWKAIQHSHYPSRSRIDLKNRYTILMRRLNNPSHQDVFQDEDGSDTSSVISAGDASDDGTGTTAATTISTHSGSSSHRLHSRQGSRVSAASDQVVAQSNTHSQHVEVSLGTGHPHVEQLEADFNASDWLDSSAFSLIPTTTAQHAGSVDPLSLTSFLDHHSSGLHHDTAMMSSTWEDPFSASAAPQAYHLSGFHLSTSTYPQTAGLTTTTATADDHDVGKGDVEMEGMVAFDPTLLLADTTGTDSYSTEPIQSTAGPEQVPRSEQNVGGELGSGDDEDVSKVVIAVEGCDKDTLDYLLNVTRPIKGRVKMEITM
- a CDS encoding hypothetical protein (EggNog:ENOG503NYKJ; COG:U) produces the protein MAGDGAGVTGKSDPIITRLANEDKKWFYQKPNLLYLYLMLFPTCMGIELTSGFDSQMINALQIVPFWKYYFNDPQGALKGIIAAAYSLGAILSLPFIPMINDRFGRRWSIFGGSVVMVIGALVQGFSVHVGMYIVARMILGFGIPTCIVSGSSLIGELAYPKERPVMTSLFNVAYFVGQIIAAAICFGTNNIQSDWAWRIPSLLQICPSLLQITFVFFLPESPRWLITKDRGDEALAILEKYHGESDRGAEFVAAEFAQMQTTIKLELEAAKKSWLDLFKTAGMRRRVLITTMLGLFTQWSGNTLISYYLGDLLKMIGFTDTTYVQKINVSIACWSLVCGATVSLLVTKIRRRVMYLACTISLLLCYIAWTISMERAQTAAQAGTPNNAANIATLFFIYAYSPCYNMGYNALTYTYMVEVWPYAERSSGIAFFQLFGRLAGFFTTFVNPIGLNSVGWRYLISYCCWLAYEVVFVYFFFPETFGRTLEELAFLFEDKHLADQANAAVEKVLNEKNADVISLGGEKGRSEVRENVA
- a CDS encoding hypothetical protein (EggNog:ENOG503PSN8), which produces MKFSHIVAVLSAPLAVAALPAAAPEANVVAAAEQDVSSTLLEARQNRRPTPCVRKTDPAPTQEETDARFGEFVEVFVGSRKNISRAFEFINHNPMAQNGHASAWSILGNMWGGIQHRYIRSTIRGNMSWVNYSAPGFGTIVDRFRWEGGCIVEHWDQGERYPARK
- a CDS encoding hypothetical protein (COG:V; MEROPS:MER0034665; EggNog:ENOG503P1JI) — encoded protein: MSNLDSTLAGHAVPKPGASQPTNDGLDLIEEHILPKLDPEFLQYFIDVIAKQPPAHTIPIEEVRKSPQKHQPPCALDSSKEKGVGDHVVSSQDGTNIPVRVYHPVEDERGVVRPGPYPVHLNFHGGGFVLGDLHSEAGLCLVMRKAGVVVVDVNYRHCPETIWGKCIQDAWAALNWVRDEHVSLNVDPFSISIGGVSAGGHISLVLQHMARDAGIQLKLCMPTVPPTTDCLSLDYYTQSPYPSFHEFHRGPILPWKRIKYFGNQCMPRDKLPEIRKMWPDWWLAPMRAPNWSGLCNTYIRTAEVDPLRDEGEAYAMKLVANGTMVTLKRYLGCPHTFMYLGVLSQKRQWDEDSIHALKVAHGLLK
- a CDS encoding hypothetical protein (EggNog:ENOG503NYJJ; COG:Q) gives rise to the protein MASRQQALLLRNQDDEERDYEMALRNFQSGAYRDWPNEAGFEGLGEERGPIEVPVSGYIPSWAIGSLYRTGPGIYTIDDTPKGTYRTEHWFDGLAHTHRFDITPDPDNESKVKVFYSSRRQSDHLVEHIRKTGSMKYLSFGQKRDPCLGLFSKVMGTWQAAMIPHGEKWMENVSVAILPNPPGLESESGNLLGNKTTVGRAPQSGGHRVPLPQSVWATTDNNLMKQMDPDTLEPIGFATQSAFHPSLKGPLSCAHPQRDPVNGDIYNFNQDFGRETVYRVFCVSASTGQTEIIAELRGEGVHAAYIHSFFLTQHFVVLCIPASHIGWGGVKIPWAGNIVDAMEPFDESKKMKWFVVDRTNTKRGVVGRFESDAGFFFHSVNAFEEDDGRRIVCDMMRYRNLDVIQKMYCDVILQRDGATERFWEVEERAKGSMLSLTRFSLCLEQSNPTRFVPVEKVFAIPAPHAGELPTINPLFATRKHRYIYSLPYQGRSTMMDGIVKTDTQTREVLFWDIPKGHSPGEAIFVPRLPTGSNAEQEEDDGVLLSIILDGFDKTSYLLCLDAKTMKELGRAELAFAIGLGFHGVHVTASSKEIERVTGSLTRT